TTAAAAAAGTTAACGATACACATGGGCATGATGTCGGTGATCAAGTGCTGAAGCTGGTGGCTGCACGGTTAGCTTGCGTCACCAACAGTGGTAGGGCATTTCGTTATGGCGGTGAGGAATTTGTCATTTTGTTTTATCGTAAAGACTCTCAGGATATCGAAGAAGCGGTTGAACAACTACGGCAAGATATTGCCAATACCCCCTTTGTGTTGCGACAAAAACCGCGGCCGACTAAAAAACCACGGCGTGTTGTGACGTCAGGAAGACGACCTCAAGGCTTGCGGGTGACCGTCAGTATTGGTTTAGCGCAGTGGCAAAAAAGTCGTGGCCTGGATGATGTTATTAAACGGGCTGACCAGGCGCTCTATCGGGCGAAGAAAACCGGACGTAACCGGGTGATAAAAGTATGACAGCTGAGACAGACGATAATGCTGTTCGATGCTTCATCGCCGTGGAAATCTCGGTAGAGCAGCAGAGAGAATTGTCGCAGAAGTGTCTGAACTGGCGTCAGCGCTACGACGGTTTACGCTGGGGGAAGGTTGAAAATTATCACCTGACACTGGCATTTCTCGGCAAACAATCGAAAGCTGTACTTATAGAGCTCTCTCAACGGCTGCATCATGTCTTGGATGACATGGCTCCCATCATCTTGCGGATAGATCAACTGGAGTTTTTCCCTGCGCGTCGTCCACACGTTGTTGCCGCACGAATTAGACCCTCATCCAGCCTAACGACCTTATACCAGTGTATCAATGCTGTCTGTCGCGAATGTGGTATTGATCAGCCTCAACCTGGACGATCTTTCCATCCTCATATCACAGTGGCGAGATTTCGTCCGCAATCCTTTGGCCACAAACCATCACCACTGACTCTGGACTTGACCGTGTCTTCGGACTCTGTGGCGCTATTCTCCAGTGAGCTGAGTCGGGATGGCGCCATTCATCGTGTTATGGAGCGTTTTGTGCTTCAACGGGGCTGAAAAGGGCAGTAGCCGGGGCGTGGCCCGATCTGCGGATGATTGCGGCAG
This is a stretch of genomic DNA from uncultured Desulfuromonas sp.. It encodes these proteins:
- the thpR gene encoding RNA 2',3'-cyclic phosphodiesterase; amino-acid sequence: MTAETDDNAVRCFIAVEISVEQQRELSQKCLNWRQRYDGLRWGKVENYHLTLAFLGKQSKAVLIELSQRLHHVLDDMAPIILRIDQLEFFPARRPHVVAARIRPSSSLTTLYQCINAVCRECGIDQPQPGRSFHPHITVARFRPQSFGHKPSPLTLDLTVSSDSVALFSSELSRDGAIHRVMERFVLQRG